CCTCAACGGCTTTCTTTGCTAATTTATCCGCAATCTCGTTAAAGGTATCTCCAACATGTGATTTGACTTTCACCCATTCTATACTGATATTGGGTGATAGTTCATCAAGAAGATCTCTGTACTTTCTCGTCGGCTCGTTCTTTGCTTTCCACTCTCCTGTTGTCCAGCTCTTCAATCCCTCATAGTCGTAATGCATTTTCACTTTCTTATAACCCTTTTTCAGGCAGTAGCTCAACCCTTGAATAACACCTTCTATTTCTCCTATCACATTTCTCATTTCCAGGTTTTCTTTCACACAACCTTTCATTCTCTCCACGATACGGTTTTCGGAGATCACAATCACTCCATAGCCTGCCGCATTGTCTCTAAAGCTTCCATCAACGA
This DNA window, taken from Mesotoga sp. UBA6090, encodes the following:
- a CDS encoding RNase H family protein, whose translation is MREWTDGIRKTGIAFADFLDGKGIHCSPSAHGEYFVQLSNGVTFKLYTNRSGNYRIVLPSSICGVLSEKLLFAWEEFNGRTYAGIHLFVDGSFRDNAAGYGVIVISENRIVERMKGCVKENLEMRNVIGEIEGVIQGLSYCLKKGYKKVKMHYDYEGLKSWTTGEWKAKNEPTRKYRDLLDELSPNISIEWVKVKSHVGDTFNEIADKLAKKAVEEC